The genome window AGATGAAAGTGAGACTTATTTTAACTGAATAAGGTAAGTTCCTGTTAGTAAGACGGAGTTTAAACGTACTAGCGAGAGACGTGAGGAGAATATGATTACTTTTTAATGAGGATTAAGGTTTATTATTGATAAGGGCGTTTATTTTGACATTATCATTTTGAGACTGTTATGAATGGTTTATACttggtttattattattttaaacttacCTGAGGTAActgaaatagattttttttatactacatcggtggcaaacaagcgtacggcccgcctgatagaaagcggtcaccgtaacctatggacgcccgcaactcaaagagtgtcacacgcgcgttgccaccccattagaaacttgtacattcccttctgctgtgttaaatacacagtaaaaaggagtgcacaagttccaaggagggttcgggttgccgacgactcaaaggacaatagacggaataagtcagttccgtaagtcctcccgtcatcagcacaccgcaccctcgttgagctctggcagccttaccggcaggaacacaacactatgagtaggaaaatgtccaagatggcgcctgtaatgtatgggatgtcaGTCCTACctacgatatcggatcggataatgtgaaatctCACTAAGGGCGAGCAGTGTGCTTGCAGCttctatatgaatcctttgcagAATTACGATAAAGCGAGATAGATGGTGCTTTTCTTAATCAGAACACGATATATATGCTCATAAACGAATCCACCACTATGTTAGTTAAAGTTATTAAGAAAGTTTTAAGCAAAAGCatgtctttttttttcaattgagaTGTTTGTacgtagtgatgtgcaagttgcttccgcaaaatttccaaaaaattcctaaatttcttgaaaaaatcACGAagctttcacgaaaaataaagggaatttaaatttataaaatggtccATATAAGGAATGGAAAATTTCCAAAGTTTTCCTTTGTGAAAATTCCAGAATCCTGGAAACTTTCcatcggcacatcagtagttgTACGACTTATTGGCGATAGATCCGTGACCTCTAGTTACTGGCCACCGTTTTAACtcactttaaaataatatatgtatattaaccACGTAATATAATTGTCTACGTAGACAGAGCATCGtagattttacataattaaatatgtaaaagaTTTGGCATTCGGCCGTAAAAATCGCCGTGTGGTGGTAGTGCCTTAAGTTCAGACTTGAAAAGTGTTGTGTTAAATGCACTGAAAATTGTGCTAACATCAACATGGATTGGTTTAAAGGAGCTGGTAAGTAGAAGTTTgatgtgttatttttatactacgtcggtggcaaactagcatacggtccgcctgatgacaTATTCCGTTTAGACAAAGTCCCACAGTTAAATCTACGAGATAAGACATACAAAAATGTAATTATGGTCCTTGGAAATGTACctatatagatattttttggcaaataaacgatttatgattatgattatgattatgatggaaagcggtcaccgtaacctatggacgcgtgCAACACAATAGGTGTCGAATGCgagttgccgacccattagaaacttgtacactcccttttgctgtgtaaaGTACATAGCAAAAAGGAGTTGTACAAGTACTAAGCAGGGTActggttgccgacgactcaaaggacaaaagatggaacaaattagatccgtaggtcctcccgtcatcagcacaccgcacccccgttgagctctggcagccttactcaccaacaggaacacaacactatgagtagggtctagtgctatttggctgcggtcttctgtaaggcggaggtacttccccagttgggctcgtctctagattcgagcgagatgatattaTTTCATCTGCTATTTATGATGACTTAGATTATTACAGACTTTTGTAGAATATTCCCAAATATAGAATAAAAGGAACAAAGAAAAGAAACAAGAATATAGAAAACACAACAACGTAACCAAACTATTAAAGATCGACATACCGCCTTTACCAAAAATATTTAACTTGGTGGGCCGCTTCGTTTCAACAAAAAGAAGTgaaatcccaccaaaaacattctgtaaaaaactagCCAAGGTGATGGAGCTGCTtattttatctctaaaaagtaatgaaatctagacaaaGTCGTGCCAAGTCAAGGTTCCTTACtaagtataataataaagagATCGCTCGCACGATCATCGCGCATTTATTAAGTCCAGTGCcataacccttaaatgcatgaccttgacaaagattttttcaaaatttgaattttgacatgctgtcaatagagtcaaaaatacatgatgcatatatatgtcgcagtaagtcgtaacatagttaaacgaaagcgatttattgctatcttactaggaatataactataatacgttactagtttagtcaaatagttatatgactggattcagtttagtgaaatgattgtagacaggagtgtggcggtgcggcggaggtatagttataaccctagggatataattatatgcgttaaacaaacaaaccacagtgaagaattgtttagggcaagaatttgttaattatttccaattcaatgtgcttattctctctaaacacatagacggatggacagagtcgcgacatcaataaataataaataaatattataggacattcttacacagattgactgaggcccacggtaagctcaagaaggcttgtgttgtgggtactcagaaaacgatatatataatatataaatacatacttatatacatagaaaacatccatgactcaggaaaaaatatctgtgctcatcacacaaataaatgcccttaccgggattcgaacccgggaccgcggcgtagcaggcaggctcactaccgactgcgccagaccggtcgtcaaaaggacataagggttccttttgatttttttttggtatagaactataaagaaccgggactcctggttccagtcccacttagagacgtattataattatatccctagactaagtttaatccagtgatataactatataactaaactagtacctaccgtattataattatattcctagttcTTACTaggttatgaatcgcttttgattagctatgttacggcatataattatatccctagggttataactatacctctgccgcagcgccgcactcctgcctacaatcatttcactagactgaatccagtcatataactatttgactaaactagtaacgtattatagttatattcctagtaagatagcaataaatcgctttcgtttaactatgttacgacgtataattatattcctagggttataactatataacggttttatctatcttactgcgacatatacatcaGCTAGCGATGTGTAAGTTgcagaaactttccaaaaaaatcttaaatttcttgaaaaattcacgaaactttcgcaaaaaataaagggaatttaaatttatgaaatggaaagtttccatctaTACAATTATCCATacaaagtaggtatgtaaagtTTCCGAAGTGTtcttatgtgaaaatttcagaattttggaatctttccgtcggcacatcagtgtACATCACTAGGCATTTAAGAGAtaagtgagcatttctttttttttgccacttttatgaaatgtgatatttttgaaaaaaagaatgctatttctactcagatttactagctttttcaatcctaatagttaaaaaaattgtcccatacgattttttattttgttaccattttccgtacatatattattgtacggggtaacaaaagaggaaagtaacaaaaatgtatggaatttcTGGGAcgctttttgtctcccagtgagattgaaagtacttgtgattctgagtacaattgacctaaaattccctaaacaatcaaaataaaaaaatggcaaaaaaaaatgctcaagtgagccttttaatttttttttcagttgacTATGTCGACGACTGGTTCCTAATGCGCACACCATGGCCACTGTTCGCGCTATGGCTCGCGTACATTTCGTTCGTGCTCAAAGTGGGCCCTTCCTACATGTCCACGCGGCCCCCCTACAAACTCACCAGCGCTCTAGCCTTGTACAATCTGTTTCAAGTCGGACTGTCTTGCTACATCGTTTACATGGTAAGTATattcatcatattagaagactaaaatgtcatattgtaaacttttctggatttcgcctactttcagagttataaacATCATCGTCATTCTCTTGctcttttcccattatttggggtcggcgcagcagattatcttcctccattcctctctatcagccgtcatttccatactaatacctttcgctctcatatcgttgttcacacattccatccatctttcttaggccttccactaccattgtatccatccacaattttacaattaattatttctcagaacaaaacgctattcTGATGGCGATGATacagtttttatattaaaggcaaaaatggaaaaatttacgcttccggcgggacttgaacccgcatcattttttcctttaatataaaaatgtttagaatcgttagcagacgtttctacTTAATAAAAATTGATGATACAGTTATCGGATAACTAGTAGGaactcattgcaaaaaagtaaaacattttttttattttaagtgccagttttatgcatatttttttttactttttatgtgaaaatacatccaaaaaaatataaaataaaatacacaaaattttttggcgaaatttAACAACATACAACATTTTATCTTAATTTTGCCCTctgaaatgcgtagttaaaatcttcaCACCGTGTTCCCTCTTGTGTACCTATATGACGAACAAGTTTACATACAAACATGATACACGTGGCAAGttaagaacaaacgggcctctcgctcgtttctgcccagggtggctagccgaatggcacaatcgctcacgaaacgctgtcggagaaatgccattcggctacggggccaggccccgtagccgaatggcatttctccgacgccgaAAACGAAAAACGAgccgaaagcgatacgccgctggctctgtcgcgccaatacgcaagcgcgatagagatagatatctactagcgcttcgtttcgtgagcgtttcgtgagcgattgtgccattcggctagccacccaggccccgtagccgaatggcatttctccgacgcgaaacgaaaacgaaacgccgcgaaagctagtcaggccctgtcgcgccaatgcgcaagagcgatagagatagatatctactagcgtttcatttcgtgagcgtttgtgccattcggctacgcacccagaacgtgcaagttgtggattCGAACATTGGGCGCTTCAAGATGCGGCGTATtaagggttctcaaaggtcggcaacgaaTTTTAGTGGCTcctctgatgttgcttatgtccaagGATGGCGATTATTTTCTACCCATTTGCTGCCTATAATCTTGATAAATATCTAGTTTTCCCACATAAAACTGAACATCCAACacctttataattataacatgaAAGAGAGGAGATAATCTTATATCATGCACACATATTTGTGTGATGTGAACTTCTAGCCTTGAAATATACTTAATCAATATTAATTTAAGTTTTTGTGTCACTCGAAACAAGTAGCCATTGTTAAAAAGCttatttaactataatgtaAACAATCTTAAATACTATTTCAATATCAAATTACTGCATAATTACGAAAAAAGGAAACGTCGTaacgaattttcgagttttcatgagtttttctttcgcatttgtaaaaaaaacacaaaatcagatagatcgtaggtgtcagggtttcgaatcccggccagaaattaagtttttgttttttgtcttttttttttgtttttgtatttataagagtttttttttatctataaaaAAAGATGTTACATAAATGgaataagaaataataataatatcgtcAATCCATGCAtgataaaaaatgtaaatatattctTCTAGcgattgaaaatatttttgtgtaccTATTTTTAAAAGGCATGTGAAAATTTGAAAACGAATCCTTGAAAATCTTTTCAAATACAAAATGAAAGgtcaaaatatgtatttattttcagGGTACATACATCATGAGCAAAGAAGGTTTGGTGAGCTCGCATTGCGCGATTGAAGCGAAAGATACTCAACCTTatgtaagttattttttaactttttctaCTCGcttacttttttttgtaactaGCTTTGCCCGCGGcgtcgctcgtgttagaaagagacaaaaagtagcctatgtcactctccaccctttcaactatctccacctaataATTCActtcgattcgtcgctccgttttgccgtgaaagacggacaaacaaagagacacacacactttcccatttatgatattagtatggatggatttaAAGGGTCGTgcacatatttttaaaactctACCTTATAGATGTCAAGACAAGTTATTAGTATatacaggggcggctcactccgcgatcctttcgccgcgctacaagtacaagccggcggccgcgagttcgcggcccattcagtggcgacgaccttcgcgcggcgcaatagaattcaatgtcgtctgcacgcgtgcggtccgtttgttaatgtaggtaagaatttagaatggcggcgttttgtgaacatcaaaggagtgagccttctgtacttgtactattagatattctgtggtatataccccaaaaacgcatttgtgcataattatgtaggtagtaTATTTTTGGCACATGTTAAGGTACTGCGTGCAATGCATCGTAATAAAAtacgtaagtaggtatatagttTTCAACAATAAATCCCGATGGGAACCAAAATCTTTAGTCACTTTTTACTTtatatacaccatgtttttattgaattccgttaacttgaAGGGATGGTTTTTAgactaaatacaattaatttctctaagaaactagcatcttaactcttacagttatcgagttattaaaaaaataaaaataattactgagcacgtgtgtgacagccacTTCCCAATAttgtttgttttgacatgtgccgtcaatgacttgacactaacttgaacaATTATTCCTTAGGGTCTTTCGCActtgtatgaaaacgatgaaaaaatttttttgcgaatttaactaaaagtgatatacaggttggttcttgataacgaacctaacgacatatcgaatttaacggaaaataaaaaaagcaCGATGTATGTCACAAAACcattatttaagtaagtaacaATTCTAATAACATTTTCAGATGGTTCGCGGAGTCTACATATACTTCTTAGCAAAGATATCCGAACTGCTAGACACTGTATTCTTCGTTCTACGGAAGAAGATGAACCAGGTCTCCTTCCTCCACGTATACCACCACTCCCTTATGGCAATATCCACCTGGTTCGCCTTGAAATATAACCCCACGGATGTTCTGATATTCCTgggaactctgaactcttttgtGCACGTGGTCATGTATGGATACTACGGGTTGTCTGCGTACCCTAGTATGACGAAGTATTTGTGGTGGAAGAAGTATATTACTTCGTTTCAGTTGGTGAGTATTTTAAAAAGTTCAATTTATGAGTATGTGAAGCGTGGTTTTGAAAAAGTTATATTTAGTAACAAGGACAAAGCGTGTTAAAGTCTGCCGCCtagttactttatttaaaaaataaattaatagtttaaaaaacactataaaacacgcttttataaatgcacgtaaaagccaaaaataaattatggatccttcaagttgtctctatttgtgagctgaagtttaaaaactatgtgcttttaattataatatttgattgtaaaagcgtggggcgctggaacaggaaagactttttgtataacttgctgataaatcaaattatgctatgttacgggaaggaggttacacagattgacgcgctaattggagttgcagcatgactagtaggttctacattaaacagtcaaatcaattaaaagtcagtgttcaaagtaggtaccagtttgtcgaactcagacaaaatatgcgctagtagcgaggagagtcgacagtcgccgacacttagaacgccgcttttttccggtaatcaaagtacaaaaggggaaagtgtctacagtgacaggatgcagagttcttgttcgtggacgagatatctttggttctctttagtaacccttaggcggcatatgtaaacgttatgttcttatgcaacttcattcgccaggaagttcggattagtatttgtttacaagaaagtctttcctgttccagcgccccacgcttttacaatcaaatattataattaaaagcacatagtttttaaacttcagctcacaaatagagataACTTGAaggatccataatttatttttggcttttacgtgcatttataaaagcgtgttttatagtgttttttaaactattaatttattttatactttttagtcattaaaaatgaaatacttttaacaattatacataaatttatttcaagtaggcggattttacatgccatttatggcttaacgtgtacttattgctaattgctacttaataataactagcggctaccttcttattacggtattatcataaaaatgtttatacctagtaagttatccgtaaaagatagacaatatagacatgtgccatcgcggactttttgaagacatgagagagacatactttcgccatatattgttttgaagctctcagctagtgggattttgtttgactcgattagaaaatattgtcacatttcaactaattcaaacaaaatttaagtatttcttttttgccgagcccccctttatttgctcttaagggtcacaggaaaaccattaaccaacttattttaaatacaacgttgatctttcttttatgcccccccgagcccccctttgtttactcttaaaggtcacaagaaaacgctaacccaacttatttagcccccctttatttgctcttaagggtcacaggaaaaccattaaccaacttattttaaatacaacgttgatctttcttttatgcccccccgagcccccctttgtttactcttaaaggtcacaagaaaacgctaacccaacttattttaaatactacgttaatctttcttttatgcggggggcttcgccccccgagccccccttttcgttactcttaagggtaacaagaaaaccctaacccaacttattttaaatacaacgtttatctttcttttatgcccccccgagcccccctttgtttactcttaaaggtcacaagaaaacgctaatccaacttatttagccccctttatttgctcttaagggtcacaggaaaaccattaaccaacttattttaaatacaacgttgatctttcttttatgcccccccgagcccccctttgtttactcttaaaggtcacaagaaaacgctaacccaacttattttaaatactacgttaatctttcttttatgcggggggcttcgcccccgagccccccttttcgttactcttaagggtaacaagaaaaccctaacccaacttattttaaatacaacgtttatctttcttttatgcgggggcttcgccccccgagccccctttgtttgctcttaaaggtcacaagaaaacgctaacccaacttatcttaaatacaacgttgatctttctttcatgcgggtggcttcgccccccgagcccccctttgtttgatcttaaaggtcacaagaaaacgctaacccaacttattttaaatactacgttgatctttcttttatgcgggggggcttcgccccccgagccccccttttcgttactcttaagggtcacaagaaaaccctaaccaaacttattttaaatactacgttgatctttcgtttatgcggggggcttcgcccccgagccccccttttcgttactcttaagggtcataagaaaacgctaacccaacttatcttaaatactacgttgatctttctttcatgcggggggcttcgccccccgagccccccttttcgttactcttaagggtcacaagaaaaccctaacccaacttattttaaatacaacatttatctTTCTtatatgcggggggcttcgcccctcgagcccccctttgttggctcttaaaggtcacaagaaaacgctaacccaacttattttaaatactacgttgatctttcttttatgcggggggcttcgccccccgagccccccttttcgttactgtTAAGGGTcataagaaaaccctaacccaacttatcttaaatactacgttgatctttctttcatgcgggggcttcgccccccgagcccccctttgtttgctctgaaaggtcacaagaaaacgctaacccaacttattttaaatactacgttgatctttcttttatgcggggggcttcgccccccgagccccccttttcgttactcttaagggtcacaagaaaacgctaacccaacttattctaaatactacgttgatctttctttcatgcggggggtttcgccccccgagccccccttttctttactcttaaggatcacaagaaaaccttaacccaacttattttaaatacaactttgatctttctttcatgcgggggcttcgccccccgagcccccctttgttttctcttaaaggtcacaagaaaacgctaacccaagttattctaaatactacgttgatctttctttcatgcgggggcttcgccccccgagcccccttttctttactcttaaggatcacaagaaaaccttaacctaacttattttaaatacaacgttgatctttcttttatgcggggggcttcgccccccgagcccccctttgtttgctctgaaaggtcacaagaaaacgctaacccaacttattttaaatactacgttgatctttctttcatgcttcccccctcgaccccccccccccccccctttttctattcttatcttccggcaccatcatcaggccttgaaacctaatcgtagtcatagttcattacaagacttttctaagaagcccaaaaacagctatgatacgatgttccatcatgtaattccagttcatatcttccggctccatcatcagaccttgaaacctaatcgtagtcaaagttcattacaagacttttctaagaagcccaaaaacagcctatgatacgatgttccatcatgtagttccagttcatatcttccggctccatcatcagaccttgaaacctaatcgtagtcaaagttcattacaagacttttctaagaaacccaaaaacagctatgatacgatgttccatcatgtagttccagttcatatctttcggctacatcatcagaccttgaaacctaattgtagtcaaagttcattacaagacttttctaagaaacccaaaaacggctatgatacgatgttccatcatgtagttccagttcatatcttccgactccatcatcagatcagctcaacagtaccatattattgtattgtcatcggaactacatatagctgccaattttcattacgctacgactcctggaagatggttaaattagcttccttagattccattacatacatagttacatacacgacgacctaataaaagcgtgttaataatggaatctttcgcttgctcgggtaccAATATTGACACGCGGTTAAACAACGACTTTGCCCCTTgttaaaacaat of Leguminivora glycinivorella isolate SPB_JAAS2020 chromosome 5, LegGlyc_1.1, whole genome shotgun sequence contains these proteins:
- the LOC125226620 gene encoding elongation of very long chain fatty acids protein 7-like isoform X1; translated protein: MDWFKGAVDYVDDWFLMRTPWPLFALWLAYISFVLKVGPSYMSTRPPYKLTSALALYNLFQVGLSCYIVYMGTYIMSKEGLVSSHCAIEAKDTQPYMVRGVYIYFLAKISELLDTVFFVLRKKMNQVSFLHVYHHSLMAISTWFALKYNPTDVLIFLGTLNSFVHVVMYGYYGLSAYPSMTKYLWWKKYITSFQLIQFGLITIQVTLSALVSNCKTSYVLLFTIFFNLGLMIYLFRDFYIKAYTVKKTIKSNEKKKVTDNKKDSKGYITSIVNNDVANQTLKVKGM
- the LOC125226620 gene encoding elongation of very long chain fatty acids protein 7-like isoform X2, translating into MDWFKGAVDYVDDWFLMRTPWPLFALWLAYISFVLKVGPSYMSTRPPYKLTSALALYNLFQVGLSCYIVYMGTYIMSKEGLVSSHCAIEAKDTQPYMVRGVYIYFLAKISELLDTVFFVLRKKMNQVSFLHVYHHSLMAISTWFALKYNPTDVLIFLGTLNSFVHVVMYGYYGLSAYPSMTKYLWWKKYITSFQLIQFGCITLHAFTSTFVSNCKTSFVLLITIFFNLGLMIYLFRDFYIKSYVKNEGKKGLDIRRLSHSFVNSLGEPSRCDETKSI